Sequence from the Fodinibius salicampi genome:
ACGGTGAAAACAAGCGTCCAACGGCAAATATCTGCTCGATGGGTACACATATCGTTATGGACGGAGAACTAATTACCCAGCATTGTACAGAGTCTAGTTCCGAAACCTACCATGACAGTCAATGGGTAGAGGTGGAAGCTAAGGTACGTGGAGATGAAATTATTAAACATTATATAAATGGCAAAGAAGTACTCTCCTACTCAAAGCCTCAGTATGATACCAGTGATCCCAATACAAAAAAACTTATTACAGACCCGGATAATTTATTAATTAAAGATGGATATATAGCTCTTCAGGCTGAAAGCCATCCGGTACATTTTCGTAACATTGAACTTCTCCCTCTTGAATAAAAATAAAAAAAAATTAACAGATAATACTTGCCAGAATAACTAAAAAAAATAAAACGAATGGATGCTTTTGTGGCCTCTAAGACTCAACTTCTATTCAGCGGGAGCTACTATCTCAAACATTTTAAGGGATTTATTATTACGAGCCACAATTAGTACTTCCCTCCCACTATTTAGTTCCAGGCGTTTGATGGCCCTGGTCTGTCCTTCTATTTTAAACCCACTCTCCGAACTGCTCAGATATTTATACGAACGTTCCTTCTTCATCCTAAACACTGACCCATAACTAGCGGCATAATTTCCAATTTCGGGCTTAACCTCACGTAGATTACCGCCCGTGATCACTTCAGGTGAACCATTTTTATTCAAATCGATCGTAGAAATATCATATAAAACAGACAGCTGTGCCCTTAAAGGAAGTGAGTCGATTGTGAATGCTCCTTTGTCCCCCGAATTCCAACCGATTATACTATCCATCCGATAGGCCTTGCTATAATGGGCCTCGTTCAGTTGTTCATCTGTAAAAACTTCACCTAATGTCTTCCCTGCAAAGGACTTGTAGGTGGGAAATTTATTCTCAAGGGAAGGGATTTCTTCAATTAAGTCATGGCGTAAAGCCATCGGGTATCGCTGGGAGTTCTTGTATGTTGAGATAATCTGTTCAATAGATCCATTCTGATTAAAATCTCCCGTCCACATTTCAATTGGTTCTTCTTTTGACGCCTCAAAGCGAGAATTCAATCCATAATTGCCAGCCAGTATATCCAGGTTGCCGTCTCCATCCAGATCATCCATATGAATAGATCTCCACCAGCCATTGGTGGAATCCAATCCTGTTTCTGTGTTATTTTTGAGGAGTTTTCCATTCTCATTTTGAAAGTATGTAAGGGGCATCCACTCTCCAACGATCATCAAGTCAGGATAGCCGTTTCCACTTAAATCCCCCCATCCAGCATCGGTTATCATTCCTGTCTCCATCAGTTCGGGACCAAGTTCTTCAGTAACATCTTTAAATTCACCATTTCCATCATTTTCAAGCAAGTACCCGCGAACCGGATATCCGATTGCAAACGGTTTGAGCCGGACCCCCACAAAAAGGTCCACATCTCCATCATTGTCAAAATCAGCAGGCTCTACCGTACTTGTCGTTTCATAACTCCAACCTGCCAAGGATTGATCCGAGCGTTCAAATTGAAGCTCTCCCTGATTAAAATAGAGACGATCTCGAAGGGAAGAACTACTGGAAGAATATTCATTACTTCCACTAGTGACATAAAGATCCATATTTCCGTTACCAGTCGCATCGAAGAAAGCACAATCGGTATCTTCACTGGATGAATCCTGTTCAAATAAATCCAATGTAATTTGTTTAAATTGGCTTTTATTATTCTGGATAAATAAGCTCCCAGTTTGGCCACGGGCTCCACCTACATAGAAATCATCAAGTCCGTCTCCATTAATGTCTTCAACACAGAGAGCAGGTCCCTCAGTCGACCGCATGTGGAAGAGTAATCGATCTCGTTCAAAGTCTGAATATGCATTTTCATTGTGTTTCCATTCCAGGTCAAACTGATCGGTTATATCCTTTAATAATTTTTCTGCTGATTCTTCTTTGCCAGTAATCTCAAATTTGTTATCGGTCTCGTTTGCATCCTCTTCTCTTAATTCTAATAACTGGTTCGTTTCAACATCTTTGAGTTTGGTGCGCCTACCTGCAGGCCAGCGTATGATTAGTGAATCAAGTTTATCGGTCTCTCCCAATCCCAAATGCAGTCGATGATCCACCGTAGATTGAAACCCCCTGATAGGCATCTGCTCCACGAACCAACGTTTACCGCTATCCCAGGCTGTTACCTGGGTTCCAAAAGCAAAGGTATTAGGAGATTTTCCAGTCAGAGAAACCTGTAGCCAGTTATGATCCGGCCGCAACCTTTTAGCTCTGTTTTCATAAACGAATGCTTTGCTCTCTACATTATTTATAACCAGATCGAGGTCGCCATCATTATCCAAATCACCATACGCAGATCCGCTGGAAAAACCGGGTGTTTCAATTCCCCAGCTGGCTGATGAATCTGCAAACTGCATATTCCCTTTATTATGGAATATATAATTCGAAACCGGATTTGATGGAATCATATCGATAAGCTTTTTAAAATCCACCTCGTTGCCTGTAACTATCTTTTTTACCATATCTCCCCTTGAAATACCGGAAATATAGTCGAGATTTGTCAAGTCCTGGTAGATTCCGTTCGCCACAAAGATATCTTTACGTCCATCGAGATCGAAATCGGCAATATTTGCTCCCCAGCTCCAGTCGGTAGCTTCCACTCCGGCCCATCGCCCAACTTCACTAAATGTGCTATCCCCATTATTGAGTTGTAATGTATTACGCGTAAACTGATGATAAAAATCATTATCCACATGTTTGCGATAGCCTTTCCAGTCATCAAAAGTGGTGTTCAGCTTCAAACGGGACTCCGGTTCCGGCAGCATATCCGTTACAAATATTTCCGGATAACCATCCCCATTTAAATCTGCAATATCTGCTCCCATCGACGCAGCACTAATGCTCTTTATCTGATCCTCAAGAGATTCTTCAAATGTACCATCCTGGTTATTTATATAGAGATAATCCCGTTCAAAGAAATCATTTGATATATAGATATCAGGCCAGCCATCACGGTTTACATCTCCGACGGATACCCCCAATGAAAAACCGATTTCACTGCTGTAAATACCCGATTGTTCGCTCACTTCGGTAAATTTTCCCCCATCATTGCGAAACAGTTTATCCCCTCCCTCCTCATTGTATATGGTTCTGTCTGTTTGCTCCAAATCAAAGCTACCGATAGCCCGGTAGGAATTATTAATAACAAAAAGATCCAGATCACCATCTTGATCATAATCAAAGAAAGTGCCGTGAATAGACAGGCCGCTATCGGCAATGCCATATTGTTCTGCTTTTTCTGTAAAAGTTGTATCTCCGTTATTAATATAAAGTTCATTTTTTCTGTCATCTCCTTCTACAATGCCAGAGTTCGTTACATAAATATCAATTAACCCATCTCCATTAACATCTGCCATACTCACCCCGGTTGACCATTCCCGACTTCCCGTTATGCCAGCCTTGTTGGAAACGTCTTCAAACTGCATATCCCCTTTGTTGAGATAGAGTGAATTGTCATCCATGTTTGCTGTGAAAAAGATATCTATGAGTCCGTCTTTATTTATATCTCCAAGGGCGACTCCACCCCCGTTATAAAAATTGCGATAGCGATAAATATTGAAATCGGGGTTAAACGAAAGGTTATTCTCAAAATCGACATTCGTTTTATCGGGTGATAGGGCTTTAAATAGAGAGTGGTGTTCTTTCTCACCAGAACAGCTGCTCATAACAAAAGAAGATAGACCAAATAATATGCAAATTGATAAAAATCGAAAACTCATTATAAAAACATTGCTTTAAATTCTCTGGGAAACATATATTTCGTTTTCAAAATAAATTCTGATGCCAAGCTTCAATCAAAAATCACTTTTGCTCTTGATCCAATTCACGTTTTACGAATAGATCCAAGAATTCTACACGTACGGTCATCTCATCTTGACGATAAATTGAAATTCTTCTATTGCCATCTACTTTTACCCACGCCTTTTTATTGATCTCGGGAAGCTTAGTTTCTATAAACCCCTTTCCATATTTTTCCCTGTATAAATCAACTAATTCTACCATTAAACTATCGGAAGAAAGACCGGGATTCCAAGGTGCCCACGCCTTAAAAGAAATTTCGACTGGCATTCTGAAAATACGATCATCGTGAAAATCCGGATAAAAAACCATTTGAGCCGGAGAAGATAGCTCGTCCAGATCATGCTTCACCTGAACTCCACCTTCAACCACCTTTTTTTGATTTAATTCCCAGCTATGCTGAAAAAATTGCTCACTTTCCATTCCAAATTCATACCCCAGGAAAAGACTATCATGGCGAACTTCTTTCTCTAATTCTTTTTCAACTAACTGCTCATATTCTGATTTCTGCTCACATGAGATTAACATTAGCAAAGGAATGATTAAAAATATAAATTTTCCCCTTTTAAGATGATCAGTAATCATAATGTTTAGTAATATTTTACTCATATATGTAAGATTACTACTTCCAAATGTGTGTCTGAAATAACTGTAATAACTTAAGCTATTCTACATTCTGTATCTCCAAAAGTACAGGCTTATCATTACTGCGAGCAATAACGATATATTGACGCCCATTGGCTCCTTTTATATCCATGATTGCGCGAATTTCTCCGGTTATTTTCAGTCCGCTTTTATGAGAGGGAACTCCAACGAGTCCGTTCTCTTGTATAGTCAACACTGCCCCATAACTACTCCGGTATGGACCGGCAATAGGTTTAACCCCTTCCAAGTTTCCTCCCATTAGAAGTTCTGGCGTATCATCACCGTTTATATCCCCACTCCAGATCCCATACATCGGTGCTAACTGTGCCCGGAGTGGCAGTTTTTCAATCCGTGCTTGTTCAGGTTTATTCCATACCACTATACTGACCAGCTCGTTAGCTTCGGTTTTATAAGCCTCGGATCGCTCTTGGCTGGTTAATATATCCTGAATTGTTTCTCCGGCATAGCTGTCATAGTCCGGATAATTTTGCTCCAAGGAGGGCAGCCTTTTAAGAAGTTCATCTCGCAGTGCAACTGGATAATCATTTCCGTCCTTAACACGGCTCAATAACTGTGTGATCATACCATTCCCTTCAAAGTCTCCTACCCACATACGCACCGGTTGTTCGGTACTAGCCCGGAAACGGGAATTAAGACCATGATTTCCTATAATAAGTTCCGACCGGCCATCTTCATTTAAATCTGCTGCATGTACGGTATTCCACCAACCCTTAAGTTCTGATAATCCCAACTGCTCAGTTATTTCCTCAAATCCGGATTCTATTTTTCTAAATATTCGTGGAGACATCCATTCTCCCACTACCACCAAATCGTTTCGGCCATCACTATCCCAGTCGGTCCAAACTGCATCAGTAACCATCCCCAACTCTCCAAGTTCGGGAATCCACTCTTCACTTCTGTCCTCAAAGCCCCCCTGGCCGTCATTAATTAATAGGAAACCCCGGGCCGGCCGACCAACAGCAAATAAATTCAAACGTTCCCCAACAAACAGGTCAGGATATCCATCCTCATTAACATCTTCCATGGATACTGTTGAACTGCTCACAAAACTTTTTTGGCTGGGCAACAGCTGCTCTGATAGTACAAATCCTCCCTGACCATCTCCCCAATAAAGCCGATCTAATAAGTCCGAAGAACCAGATGAATAGGAATTCCCACCACTGGTCACATATAAATCGAGATGCCCGTTACCATTGGCATCAAACATTACACAGTCCGTATCTTCTGAATTTGCGTCCTGTTCAAAAGCGGGTTGGGAGCGTCTAACAAAGCCTTGCTCTGTCTGCTGGATAAATAACTGCCCGGCCTGACTGCGTCCGCCTCCCAGATAGAAATCTTCGAAACCATCTCCATTAACATCCCCGCTACATAGAGCCGGACCTTCTGTGGAACGCATGTGTACCAATAATTGCTCGCGATCAAAGTCTGAATAGCTATTTTCCTGGTGGCTCCAGTCAATAGTCCGATCACCCGTTACTTTATCAAGCCAAGGTGTTCCTTCCAGGAAAGGTTCTCCGGGTAAATGAGCCGGAACCTTATATACTGTGTCTTGCCCCCGTTTATTGGCTTCAGATTGGACCAGCTTCAATTCTGCCGGTACCTCTATATTCTCCCTATAGCTGACACTGCCGTCCGGCCAGCGCAAGCGCAGTGAATCGATTTTCGAAACTGTACCTAATCCAACATGCAGTTTCGGATCAACACTCGACTGAAAACCTCGATGTAGCATCTGCTCCCGATACCAATGCTTACCGTCAGTCCATACATCCAGTTGAGCCCCAACAGCCTGAGTATTAGGAGCCTTACCATTCAAATCAACTGTTAAAAAACTTCGATTGGGATAGTGCTGTACTGCCTGATTTCGATATACCCGGGCCGGACCATTGACCTCATTAACGATCAAATCCAGAGTTCCATCTCCGTCTAAATCTGCCCATGCAGCCCCACTTGAAAAGCCAGGAGAATCCAAACCCCATTGTTCGCTTAGATCATCAAAGGATAGCCCTCCCATTCCTGCAAAAGCCTTATTCGCAACCGATTCAGAAGGAATTTTTGACATGAGTTTCATAATGGCGTTTCCGGGAGATGACTGTATCATATCCCGTATCCTTCTTGGATTTGACGCATATTCCAGATAATCCTGATCCAGAAGATCTTTATAAATTCCATTTGTAACATAAATATCATTGTGCCCATTATTATCATAATCCCCTATCAAAGTCGCCCAGCTCCAATCTGTTGCTTCTACCCCCGCAAGCCGGCTGGCTTCTGTAAAAGTGCCGTCTCCATTATTGACCTGCAGCGTATTACGGGTAACTTGATGATGAAATCCCTTTTCTACTCCTTCACTATACTCGTCATATGTCTGATACGTCATTTTTGACTTTTGGCGGCGTTCTGTAAAGGGAAGCATATCAGCCACATAGATATCCGGCCAGCCATCACCAGTCAGGTCTGCTATATCTGATCCCATAGAACTGAAACTGATACTCTCCATCTGCTCGGGAAGTACCTCCCGAAAAGTCCCATCCTGATTATTGATGTAAAGATAATCTCGCTCAAAAAAGTCATTGGCCACGTATATATCCGGCCAGCCATCTTTATTTAAATCGCCAACAGAAGCGCTCAGTCCAAAACCTATTTCACTGCTGTATATGCCGGCTTTTTCGGTGACATCCTCAAAATAATTATCGTTATTTTGGAATAATTTACTTCCTCCATCAGGATCTGGAACTTGGCGTCTTGCTCCCGTTACACTTTCATATTCCCCAAAAACATCGAATGAATTATTTAGCAAATACATATCCAGATCGCCGTCCCCATCATAATCAAAAAAAACGGCGTGTGTAGATAGTCCTACTTCATCCAACCCATATTCTTCAGCCTTTTCTGTAAAGGTAAGATTCCCGTTATTAATAAAAAGCTCATTGTGGCGGTTCTCGCCTTCAGGGGAACCTGATTTTGTTATATAAATATCTAATAATCCATCGCTATTTATGTCTACAAAGCTGACTCCGGTTGTCCATACTCCTTCTGAATAAACACCTGCCTTTTTAGTTATATCCTTAAACTCTAAGTTACCTTTATTAAGATAAAGTTTATTAGGAACCATATTCCCGGCAAAGAACAGATCCGGCAGGCCGTCACCATTGATATCACCTGCTCC
This genomic interval carries:
- a CDS encoding VCBS repeat-containing protein gives rise to the protein MSSCSGEKEHHSLFKALSPDKTNVDFENNLSFNPDFNIYRYRNFYNGGGVALGDINKDGLIDIFFTANMDDNSLYLNKGDMQFEDVSNKAGITGSREWSTGVSMADVNGDGLIDIYVTNSGIVEGDDRKNELYINNGDTTFTEKAEQYGIADSGLSIHGTFFDYDQDGDLDLFVINNSYRAIGSFDLEQTDRTIYNEEGGDKLFRNDGGKFTEVSEQSGIYSSEIGFSLGVSVGDVNRDGWPDIYISNDFFERDYLYINNQDGTFEESLEDQIKSISAASMGADIADLNGDGYPEIFVTDMLPEPESRLKLNTTFDDWKGYRKHVDNDFYHQFTRNTLQLNNGDSTFSEVGRWAGVEATDWSWGANIADFDLDGRKDIFVANGIYQDLTNLDYISGISRGDMVKKIVTGNEVDFKKLIDMIPSNPVSNYIFHNKGNMQFADSSASWGIETPGFSSGSAYGDLDNDGDLDLVINNVESKAFVYENRAKRLRPDHNWLQVSLTGKSPNTFAFGTQVTAWDSGKRWFVEQMPIRGFQSTVDHRLHLGLGETDKLDSLIIRWPAGRRTKLKDVETNQLLELREEDANETDNKFEITGKEESAEKLLKDITDQFDLEWKHNENAYSDFERDRLLFHMRSTEGPALCVEDINGDGLDDFYVGGARGQTGSLFIQNNKSQFKQITLDLFEQDSSSEDTDCAFFDATGNGNMDLYVTSGSNEYSSSSSSLRDRLYFNQGELQFERSDQSLAGWSYETTSTVEPADFDNDGDVDLFVGVRLKPFAIGYPVRGYLLENDGNGEFKDVTEELGPELMETGMITDAGWGDLSGNGYPDLMIVGEWMPLTYFQNENGKLLKNNTETGLDSTNGWWRSIHMDDLDGDGNLDILAGNYGLNSRFEASKEEPIEMWTGDFNQNGSIEQIISTYKNSQRYPMALRHDLIEEIPSLENKFPTYKSFAGKTLGEVFTDEQLNEAHYSKAYRMDSIIGWNSGDKGAFTIDSLPLRAQLSVLYDISTIDLNKNGSPEVITGGNLREVKPEIGNYAASYGSVFRMKKERSYKYLSSSESGFKIEGQTRAIKRLELNSGREVLIVARNNKSLKMFEIVAPAE
- a CDS encoding VCBS repeat-containing protein; this translates as MKFLIVPAIACCAIQCTTSEPIDETLFKKLSSSETGIHFENSLSPTEELNMYTFRNFYNGGGVGAGDINGDGLPDLFFAGNMVPNKLYLNKGNLEFKDITKKAGVYSEGVWTTGVSFVDINSDGLLDIYITKSGSPEGENRHNELFINNGNLTFTEKAEEYGLDEVGLSTHAVFFDYDGDGDLDMYLLNNSFDVFGEYESVTGARRQVPDPDGGSKLFQNNDNYFEDVTEKAGIYSSEIGFGLSASVGDLNKDGWPDIYVANDFFERDYLYINNQDGTFREVLPEQMESISFSSMGSDIADLTGDGWPDIYVADMLPFTERRQKSKMTYQTYDEYSEGVEKGFHHQVTRNTLQVNNGDGTFTEASRLAGVEATDWSWATLIGDYDNNGHNDIYVTNGIYKDLLDQDYLEYASNPRRIRDMIQSSPGNAIMKLMSKIPSESVANKAFAGMGGLSFDDLSEQWGLDSPGFSSGAAWADLDGDGTLDLIVNEVNGPARVYRNQAVQHYPNRSFLTVDLNGKAPNTQAVGAQLDVWTDGKHWYREQMLHRGFQSSVDPKLHVGLGTVSKIDSLRLRWPDGSVSYRENIEVPAELKLVQSEANKRGQDTVYKVPAHLPGEPFLEGTPWLDKVTGDRTIDWSHQENSYSDFDREQLLVHMRSTEGPALCSGDVNGDGFEDFYLGGGRSQAGQLFIQQTEQGFVRRSQPAFEQDANSEDTDCVMFDANGNGHLDLYVTSGGNSYSSGSSDLLDRLYWGDGQGGFVLSEQLLPSQKSFVSSSTVSMEDVNEDGYPDLFVGERLNLFAVGRPARGFLLINDGQGGFEDRSEEWIPELGELGMVTDAVWTDWDSDGRNDLVVVGEWMSPRIFRKIESGFEEITEQLGLSELKGWWNTVHAADLNEDGRSELIIGNHGLNSRFRASTEQPVRMWVGDFEGNGMITQLLSRVKDGNDYPVALRDELLKRLPSLEQNYPDYDSYAGETIQDILTSQERSEAYKTEANELVSIVVWNKPEQARIEKLPLRAQLAPMYGIWSGDINGDDTPELLMGGNLEGVKPIAGPYRSSYGAVLTIQENGLVGVPSHKSGLKITGEIRAIMDIKGANGRQYIVIARSNDKPVLLEIQNVE